A genomic region of Manihot esculenta cultivar AM560-2 chromosome 15, M.esculenta_v8, whole genome shotgun sequence contains the following coding sequences:
- the LOC110601756 gene encoding sucrose nonfermenting 4-like protein isoform X5 encodes MWGSEHCPVHWGSQLRFYYGSRVETCGETHFYCDCRAQKLLCDGLLTDHASDGTSIDVLPRISEADLQASRHRISAYLSTQTTYELLPQSGKVVALDVDLPVKQAFHILYEKGIPMAPLWDFSKSQFVGVLSALDFILILRELGNHGSKLTEEELDTHTISAWKEGKSYHNRQIDGNGRAFSRRLIHAGPYDTLREVALRILQNEVSSIPIIHSSSEDGSFPQLLHLASLSGILKCICRYFRHCSGTLPVLQLPICAIPVGTWVPKIGESNKRPLAMLRPSASLSSALNLLIQAQVSSIPIVDDNDSLLDIFCRSDITALAKDRVYTHINISEITIHEALQLGQDYYSPHERLNQRCQMCLRSDTLHKVMERLASPGVRRLIIVEAGSNRVEGIVTLSDIFKFLLG; translated from the exons ATGTGGGGTAGTGAACACTGTCCTGTTCACTGGGGAAGCCAATTACGATTTTATTATGGGTCCAGAGTTGAGACATGTGGTGAGACACACTTCTACTGTGACTGCCGAGCTCAGAAGTTGCTTTGTGATGGCCTTTTAACA GACCATGCATCAGATGGTACATCAATTGATGTGTTACCGAGGATATCAGAGGCTGACTTACAGGCCTCTCGTCACCGCATTTCTGCATATTTGTCAACTCAGACCACTTACGAGTTACTTCCCCAGTCAGGCAAG GTTGTTGCTTTGGATGTTGATTTGCCGGTAAAGCAagcatttcatattttatatgaGAAG GGAATTCCTATGGCTCCTCTCTGGGACTTCAGCAAAAGCCAGTTTGTTGGGGTGCTCAGTGCATTGGATTTCATTTTAATATTGAGGGAG CTTGGAAACCATGGATCAAAATTGACAGAGGAAGAGCTTGATACACACACCATATCTGCCTGGAAAGAGGGAAAATCATATCATAATAGACAAATTGATGGGAATGGGAGGGCATTTTCTAGACGTCTCATCCAT GCTGGGCCATATGATACCTTGAGAGAAGTTGCTTTGAGAATATTGCAAAATGAGGTGTCTTCAATTCCAATTATCCATTCATCTTCTGAAGATGGTTCATTTCCCCAGCTATTGCATCTTGCTTCACTTTCTGGAATACTTAAAT GCATTTGCAGATACTTTAGACATTGTTCTGGCACCTTGCCTGTTCTTCAACTGCCAATTTGTGCTATTCCGGTGGGTACATGGGTCCCAAAGATTGGAGAATCTAATAAACGCCCATTGGCAATGTTGAGACCTAGTGCTTCGCTTAGTTCAGCTCTAAACTTGTTGATTCAAG CTCAAGTAAGTTCAATACCAATAGTTGATGATAACGACTCATTACTGGATATATTTTGTCGGAG TGATATAACTGCCTTGGCGAAAGATAGAGTTTATACACATATTAATATTAGTGAAATAACTATTCATGAG GCTTTGCAATTGGGACAAGATTATTATTCTCCACATGAGAGACTAAATCAAAGATGTCAGATGTGTTTGCGTTCTGATACATTGCATAAAGTGATGGAACGATTGGCAAGTCCAG GGGTTAGACGGCTTATCATTGTGGAAGCAGGCAGTAACCGTGTGGAAGGCATCGTCACACTGAGTGACATTTTCAAGTTCTTGCTTGGATAA
- the LOC110601756 gene encoding sucrose nonfermenting 4-like protein isoform X1 translates to MDSASEAGGVAGTVLMRFVWPHGGQSVFLSGSFYRWARLVPMSPMEGCPTIFQAVCSITPGYHQYKFLVDGEWKHDERQSCSTSECGVVNTVLFTGEANYDFIMGPELRHVDHASDGTSIDVLPRISEADLQASRHRISAYLSTQTTYELLPQSGKVVALDVDLPVKQAFHILYEKGIPMAPLWDFSKSQFVGVLSALDFILILRELGNHGSKLTEEELDTHTISAWKEGKSYHNRQIDGNGRAFSRRLIHAGPYDTLREVALRILQNEVSSIPIIHSSSEDGSFPQLLHLASLSGILKCICRYFRHCSGTLPVLQLPICAIPVGTWVPKIGESNKRPLAMLRPSASLSSALNLLIQAQVSSIPIVDDNDSLLDIFCRSDITALAKDRVYTHINISEITIHEALQLGQDYYSPHERLNQRCQMCLRSDTLHKVMERLASPGVRRLIIVEAGSNRVEGIVTLSDIFKFLLG, encoded by the exons ATGGATTCTGCCAGTGAAGCTGGTGGAGTTGCGGGCACAGTATTAATGCGATTTGTGTGGCCTCATGGGGGTCAAAGTGTATTTCTGAGCGGTAGTTTTTATAG ATGGGCTAGGCTTGTGCCTATGTCGCCGATGGAAGGTTGCCCTACAATATTTCAGGCCGTTTGCAGTATAACGCCCGGTTATCACCAG TATAAATTTTTGGTTGACGGAGAATGGAAACACGATGAGCGCCAATCTTGCTCGACAAGTGAATGTGGGGTAGTGAACACTGTCCTGTTCACTGGGGAAGCCAATTACGATTTTATTATGGGTCCAGAGTTGAGACATGTG GACCATGCATCAGATGGTACATCAATTGATGTGTTACCGAGGATATCAGAGGCTGACTTACAGGCCTCTCGTCACCGCATTTCTGCATATTTGTCAACTCAGACCACTTACGAGTTACTTCCCCAGTCAGGCAAG GTTGTTGCTTTGGATGTTGATTTGCCGGTAAAGCAagcatttcatattttatatgaGAAG GGAATTCCTATGGCTCCTCTCTGGGACTTCAGCAAAAGCCAGTTTGTTGGGGTGCTCAGTGCATTGGATTTCATTTTAATATTGAGGGAG CTTGGAAACCATGGATCAAAATTGACAGAGGAAGAGCTTGATACACACACCATATCTGCCTGGAAAGAGGGAAAATCATATCATAATAGACAAATTGATGGGAATGGGAGGGCATTTTCTAGACGTCTCATCCAT GCTGGGCCATATGATACCTTGAGAGAAGTTGCTTTGAGAATATTGCAAAATGAGGTGTCTTCAATTCCAATTATCCATTCATCTTCTGAAGATGGTTCATTTCCCCAGCTATTGCATCTTGCTTCACTTTCTGGAATACTTAAAT GCATTTGCAGATACTTTAGACATTGTTCTGGCACCTTGCCTGTTCTTCAACTGCCAATTTGTGCTATTCCGGTGGGTACATGGGTCCCAAAGATTGGAGAATCTAATAAACGCCCATTGGCAATGTTGAGACCTAGTGCTTCGCTTAGTTCAGCTCTAAACTTGTTGATTCAAG CTCAAGTAAGTTCAATACCAATAGTTGATGATAACGACTCATTACTGGATATATTTTGTCGGAG TGATATAACTGCCTTGGCGAAAGATAGAGTTTATACACATATTAATATTAGTGAAATAACTATTCATGAG GCTTTGCAATTGGGACAAGATTATTATTCTCCACATGAGAGACTAAATCAAAGATGTCAGATGTGTTTGCGTTCTGATACATTGCATAAAGTGATGGAACGATTGGCAAGTCCAG GGGTTAGACGGCTTATCATTGTGGAAGCAGGCAGTAACCGTGTGGAAGGCATCGTCACACTGAGTGACATTTTCAAGTTCTTGCTTGGATAA
- the LOC110601756 gene encoding sucrose nonfermenting 4-like protein isoform X2 translates to MSPMEGCPTIFQAVCSITPGYHQYKFLVDGEWKHDERQSCSTSECGVVNTVLFTGEANYDFIMGPELRHVDHASDGTSIDVLPRISEADLQASRHRISAYLSTQTTYELLPQSGKVVALDVDLPVKQAFHILYEKGIPMAPLWDFSKSQFVGVLSALDFILILRELGNHGSKLTEEELDTHTISAWKEGKSYHNRQIDGNGRAFSRRLIHAGPYDTLREVALRILQNEVSSIPIIHSSSEDGSFPQLLHLASLSGILKCICRYFRHCSGTLPVLQLPICAIPVGTWVPKIGESNKRPLAMLRPSASLSSALNLLIQAQVSSIPIVDDNDSLLDIFCRSDITALAKDRVYTHINISEITIHEALQLGQDYYSPHERLNQRCQMCLRSDTLHKVMERLASPGVRRLIIVEAGSNRVEGIVTLSDIFKFLLG, encoded by the exons ATGTCGCCGATGGAAGGTTGCCCTACAATATTTCAGGCCGTTTGCAGTATAACGCCCGGTTATCACCAG TATAAATTTTTGGTTGACGGAGAATGGAAACACGATGAGCGCCAATCTTGCTCGACAAGTGAATGTGGGGTAGTGAACACTGTCCTGTTCACTGGGGAAGCCAATTACGATTTTATTATGGGTCCAGAGTTGAGACATGTG GACCATGCATCAGATGGTACATCAATTGATGTGTTACCGAGGATATCAGAGGCTGACTTACAGGCCTCTCGTCACCGCATTTCTGCATATTTGTCAACTCAGACCACTTACGAGTTACTTCCCCAGTCAGGCAAG GTTGTTGCTTTGGATGTTGATTTGCCGGTAAAGCAagcatttcatattttatatgaGAAG GGAATTCCTATGGCTCCTCTCTGGGACTTCAGCAAAAGCCAGTTTGTTGGGGTGCTCAGTGCATTGGATTTCATTTTAATATTGAGGGAG CTTGGAAACCATGGATCAAAATTGACAGAGGAAGAGCTTGATACACACACCATATCTGCCTGGAAAGAGGGAAAATCATATCATAATAGACAAATTGATGGGAATGGGAGGGCATTTTCTAGACGTCTCATCCAT GCTGGGCCATATGATACCTTGAGAGAAGTTGCTTTGAGAATATTGCAAAATGAGGTGTCTTCAATTCCAATTATCCATTCATCTTCTGAAGATGGTTCATTTCCCCAGCTATTGCATCTTGCTTCACTTTCTGGAATACTTAAAT GCATTTGCAGATACTTTAGACATTGTTCTGGCACCTTGCCTGTTCTTCAACTGCCAATTTGTGCTATTCCGGTGGGTACATGGGTCCCAAAGATTGGAGAATCTAATAAACGCCCATTGGCAATGTTGAGACCTAGTGCTTCGCTTAGTTCAGCTCTAAACTTGTTGATTCAAG CTCAAGTAAGTTCAATACCAATAGTTGATGATAACGACTCATTACTGGATATATTTTGTCGGAG TGATATAACTGCCTTGGCGAAAGATAGAGTTTATACACATATTAATATTAGTGAAATAACTATTCATGAG GCTTTGCAATTGGGACAAGATTATTATTCTCCACATGAGAGACTAAATCAAAGATGTCAGATGTGTTTGCGTTCTGATACATTGCATAAAGTGATGGAACGATTGGCAAGTCCAG GGGTTAGACGGCTTATCATTGTGGAAGCAGGCAGTAACCGTGTGGAAGGCATCGTCACACTGAGTGACATTTTCAAGTTCTTGCTTGGATAA
- the LOC110601756 gene encoding sucrose nonfermenting 4-like protein isoform X4 yields MDSASEAGGVAGTVLMRFVWPHGGQSVFLSGSFYRWARLVPMSPMEGCPTIFQAVCSITPGYHQYKFLVDGEWKHDERQSCSTSECGVVNTVLFTGEANYDFIMGPELRHVDHASDGTSIDVLPRISEADLQASRHRISAYLSTQTTYELLPQSGKVVALDVDLPVKQAFHILYEKGIPMAPLWDFSKSQFVGVLSALDFILILRELGNHGSKLTEEELDTHTISAWKEGKSYHNRQIDGNGRAFSRRLIHAGPYDTLREVALRILQNEVSSIPIIHSSSEDGSFPQLLHLASLSGILKCICRYFRHCSGTLPVLQLPICAIPVGTWVPKIGESNKRPLAMLRPSASLSSALNLLIQAQVSSIPIVDDNDSLLDIFCRSDITALAKDRVYTHINISEITIHEIANKTLRLHLLVGC; encoded by the exons ATGGATTCTGCCAGTGAAGCTGGTGGAGTTGCGGGCACAGTATTAATGCGATTTGTGTGGCCTCATGGGGGTCAAAGTGTATTTCTGAGCGGTAGTTTTTATAG ATGGGCTAGGCTTGTGCCTATGTCGCCGATGGAAGGTTGCCCTACAATATTTCAGGCCGTTTGCAGTATAACGCCCGGTTATCACCAG TATAAATTTTTGGTTGACGGAGAATGGAAACACGATGAGCGCCAATCTTGCTCGACAAGTGAATGTGGGGTAGTGAACACTGTCCTGTTCACTGGGGAAGCCAATTACGATTTTATTATGGGTCCAGAGTTGAGACATGTG GACCATGCATCAGATGGTACATCAATTGATGTGTTACCGAGGATATCAGAGGCTGACTTACAGGCCTCTCGTCACCGCATTTCTGCATATTTGTCAACTCAGACCACTTACGAGTTACTTCCCCAGTCAGGCAAG GTTGTTGCTTTGGATGTTGATTTGCCGGTAAAGCAagcatttcatattttatatgaGAAG GGAATTCCTATGGCTCCTCTCTGGGACTTCAGCAAAAGCCAGTTTGTTGGGGTGCTCAGTGCATTGGATTTCATTTTAATATTGAGGGAG CTTGGAAACCATGGATCAAAATTGACAGAGGAAGAGCTTGATACACACACCATATCTGCCTGGAAAGAGGGAAAATCATATCATAATAGACAAATTGATGGGAATGGGAGGGCATTTTCTAGACGTCTCATCCAT GCTGGGCCATATGATACCTTGAGAGAAGTTGCTTTGAGAATATTGCAAAATGAGGTGTCTTCAATTCCAATTATCCATTCATCTTCTGAAGATGGTTCATTTCCCCAGCTATTGCATCTTGCTTCACTTTCTGGAATACTTAAAT GCATTTGCAGATACTTTAGACATTGTTCTGGCACCTTGCCTGTTCTTCAACTGCCAATTTGTGCTATTCCGGTGGGTACATGGGTCCCAAAGATTGGAGAATCTAATAAACGCCCATTGGCAATGTTGAGACCTAGTGCTTCGCTTAGTTCAGCTCTAAACTTGTTGATTCAAG CTCAAGTAAGTTCAATACCAATAGTTGATGATAACGACTCATTACTGGATATATTTTGTCGGAG TGATATAACTGCCTTGGCGAAAGATAGAGTTTATACACATATTAATATTAGTGAAATAACTATTCATGAG ATTGCAAACAAAACCTTAAGGCTGCACTTGCTGGTCGGATGTTGA
- the LOC110601756 gene encoding sucrose nonfermenting 4-like protein isoform X3 produces MDSASEAGGVAGTVLMRFVWPHGGQSVFLSGSFYRWARLVPMSPMEGCPTIFQAVCSITPGYHQYKFLVDGEWKHDERQSCSTSECGVVNTVLFTGEANYDFIMGPELRHVDHASDGTSIDVLPRISEADLQASRHRISAYLSTQTTYELLPQSGKVVALDVDLPVKQAFHILYEKGIPMAPLWDFSKSQFVGVLSALDFILILREAGPYDTLREVALRILQNEVSSIPIIHSSSEDGSFPQLLHLASLSGILKCICRYFRHCSGTLPVLQLPICAIPVGTWVPKIGESNKRPLAMLRPSASLSSALNLLIQAQVSSIPIVDDNDSLLDIFCRSDITALAKDRVYTHINISEITIHEALQLGQDYYSPHERLNQRCQMCLRSDTLHKVMERLASPGVRRLIIVEAGSNRVEGIVTLSDIFKFLLG; encoded by the exons ATGGATTCTGCCAGTGAAGCTGGTGGAGTTGCGGGCACAGTATTAATGCGATTTGTGTGGCCTCATGGGGGTCAAAGTGTATTTCTGAGCGGTAGTTTTTATAG ATGGGCTAGGCTTGTGCCTATGTCGCCGATGGAAGGTTGCCCTACAATATTTCAGGCCGTTTGCAGTATAACGCCCGGTTATCACCAG TATAAATTTTTGGTTGACGGAGAATGGAAACACGATGAGCGCCAATCTTGCTCGACAAGTGAATGTGGGGTAGTGAACACTGTCCTGTTCACTGGGGAAGCCAATTACGATTTTATTATGGGTCCAGAGTTGAGACATGTG GACCATGCATCAGATGGTACATCAATTGATGTGTTACCGAGGATATCAGAGGCTGACTTACAGGCCTCTCGTCACCGCATTTCTGCATATTTGTCAACTCAGACCACTTACGAGTTACTTCCCCAGTCAGGCAAG GTTGTTGCTTTGGATGTTGATTTGCCGGTAAAGCAagcatttcatattttatatgaGAAG GGAATTCCTATGGCTCCTCTCTGGGACTTCAGCAAAAGCCAGTTTGTTGGGGTGCTCAGTGCATTGGATTTCATTTTAATATTGAGGGAG GCTGGGCCATATGATACCTTGAGAGAAGTTGCTTTGAGAATATTGCAAAATGAGGTGTCTTCAATTCCAATTATCCATTCATCTTCTGAAGATGGTTCATTTCCCCAGCTATTGCATCTTGCTTCACTTTCTGGAATACTTAAAT GCATTTGCAGATACTTTAGACATTGTTCTGGCACCTTGCCTGTTCTTCAACTGCCAATTTGTGCTATTCCGGTGGGTACATGGGTCCCAAAGATTGGAGAATCTAATAAACGCCCATTGGCAATGTTGAGACCTAGTGCTTCGCTTAGTTCAGCTCTAAACTTGTTGATTCAAG CTCAAGTAAGTTCAATACCAATAGTTGATGATAACGACTCATTACTGGATATATTTTGTCGGAG TGATATAACTGCCTTGGCGAAAGATAGAGTTTATACACATATTAATATTAGTGAAATAACTATTCATGAG GCTTTGCAATTGGGACAAGATTATTATTCTCCACATGAGAGACTAAATCAAAGATGTCAGATGTGTTTGCGTTCTGATACATTGCATAAAGTGATGGAACGATTGGCAAGTCCAG GGGTTAGACGGCTTATCATTGTGGAAGCAGGCAGTAACCGTGTGGAAGGCATCGTCACACTGAGTGACATTTTCAAGTTCTTGCTTGGATAA